A genomic stretch from Perognathus longimembris pacificus isolate PPM17 chromosome 5, ASM2315922v1, whole genome shotgun sequence includes:
- the Son gene encoding protein SON isoform X4: MAADIEQVFRSFVVSKFREIQQELSSGRSEGQLNGETNTPIEGNQAGDAAASARSLPNEEIVQKIEEVLSGVLDTELRYKPDLKETSRKSRCVSVQTDPTDEIPTKKSKKHKKHKNKKKKKKKEKEKKYKRQPEDPESKPKSHHDGSIDLESDSFFKFDSEPSAMALEHPVRAFGPPETNDSPEVMLEPPVVPMELPEPHTLETLKQVTKPAELSVGSASVSLEQSVSVTQEPSVTKILDSFETAPVPATTVVLKSSEPVETMSMEYQMQSSLRSSESRSPEPSKTMLVEPPVAKETLVAAEIATEVYPEPSTSMTMDFPESSAAEVQRLPEQPVEVPMEIADSSETRLQESQELLKTTTLELPESSVASVLEMQGPPSTSVPEMQGPSVTPVLELLGPSATPVPELSGPLPTPVSELPGPPATAVPELLGPSATAVPQLSQELPGPPASPLGMEPPQEVPEPPVMAQELPSLPAVSATVELPGQPAVTVAMELTDQPVTTTVYQHQHAMRMAAVEHHGHPEVTTATGLLGQPEAAMVLELPAQPVATTALELSGQSSVTGVPELSGLPSATRALELSGQSVATGALELSGQLMAAGALEFSGQSGAAGALELLGQPLATGVLELPGQPGAPELPGQPVATVALEISVQSVVTTSELSTMTVSQSLEVPSTTALESYNTVAQELPTTLVGETSVTVGVDPLMAQESHMLASNTMETHMLASNTMDSQMLASNTMDSQMLASTTMDSQMLASSSMDSQMLASSSMDSQMLASSSMDSQMLATSSMDSQMLATSSMDSQMLATSSMDSQMLATSSMDSQMLATSSMDSQMLATSTMDSQMLATSTMDSQMLATSSMDSQMLASGTMDSQMLASGTMDAQMLASGTMDAQMLASSTQDSAMMDSKSPDPYRLAQDPYRLAQDPYRLGHDPYRLGHDAYRLGQDPYRLGHDPYRLTPDPYRMSPRPYRIAPRSYRIAPRPYRLAPRPLMLASRRSMMMSYAAERSMMSSYERSMMSYERSMMSPMAERSMMSAYERSMMSAYERSMMSPMAERSMMSAYERSMMSAYERSMMSPMADRSMMSMSGDRSMMSSYSAADRSMMSSYSAADRSMMSSYTDRSMMSMAADSYTDSYTDTYTEAYMVPPLPPEEPPTMPPLPPEEPPMTPPLPPEEPPEGPALPTEQTVLTGENTWPTEVPALPPEESVPQPEHPMNQSEISEPSAVPANYSVSGSESSVLASETIVTVPETQEPESAGMSTPVESAVVAEHEVVPERPVACMLPETPMSAESTMLTSDPSIISDRAEAFESMRASGHVASEASVSLLEPTVTIPEQTVGAVELPAMAVPEPPAVPPPEPPAVPPPEPPAMAPPEPPAVALPEPPVVAFPEPLAVAFPEPPVVAVPEPPALAVPEPPAVPELLAVAVPEPPAVAFPEPPAVTFPEPPAVAVPEPPATAVLEAPAVAALEIPAVAESEHVTVPMSVVSALEPTVPVLETAVSVHQPAVIVSEPCVSAQESTVTISEPAVSDLGQTQITEMALEPTPMIVEPSVMSSHVMKGIALLSSDQNLTSEVGMQQIPLHSGEVPHVEGHLSDSYESGHVLNTDLNNHLINKDMEHSTVSATGTDPIGETGEEKILPISETQQCTVLDTFPGVSETEVGGTLSSADPLALEACKGIEFATASAPDAVNKYDVEVSLTTQDTEHDMVISTSPSGGSEADIEGPLPAKDIHLDLPSNNLVSKDIEEPLPVKESDQTSVALSPQSHGEDKEITLPTKEILSDSGFPASIDEINEADLVRPLLPKDMERLTNLRAGIEGPLLASEVERDKIAASPIVVSVPERASESSSEEKDDYEIFVKVKDTHEKSKKNKNRDKGEKEKKRDSSLRSRSKRSKSSEHKSRKRTSESRSRARKRSSKSKSHRSQTRSRSRSRRRRRSSRSRSKSRGRRSVSKEKRKRSPKHRSKSRERKRKRSSSRDNRKTTRARSRTPSRRSRSHTPSRRRRSRSVGRRRSFSISPSRRSRTPSRRSRTPSRRSRTPSRRSRTPSRRSRTPSRRSRTPSRRRRSRSVVRRRSFSISPVRLRRSRTPLRRRFSRSPIRRKRSRSSERGRSPKRLTDLDKAQLLEIAKANAAAMCAKAGVPLPPNLKPAPPPTIEEKVAKKSGGATIEELTEKCKQIAQSKEDDDVIVNKPHVSDEEEEEPPFYHHPFKLSEPKPIFFNLNIAAAKPTPPKSQVTLTKEFPVSSGSQHRKKEADSVYGEWVPVEKNGEENKDDDNVFSSNLPSEPVDISTAMSERALAQKRLSENAFDLEAMSMLNRAQERIDAWAQLNSIPGQFTGSTGVQVLTQEQLANTGAQAWIKKGQILVAVFLPRSVPAVLFTTLLLPRPRISS, from the exons ATGGCGGCCGACATCGAGCAGGTTTTTAGGTCTTTCGTGGTCAGTAAATTCCGGGAAATTCAACAAGAGCTTTCCAG TGGAAGGAGTGAAGGCCAGCTGAATGGTGAAACAAATACACCTATTGAAGGAAACCAGGCAGGTGATGCAGCTGCCTCTGCCAGGAGCCTACCAAATGAAGAAATAGTGCAGAAGATAGAGGAAGTACTTTCTGGAGTCTTAGATACAGAACTACGATATAAGCCAG ACTTGAAAGAGACCTCCAGAAAAAGTAGATGTGTATCTGTACAAACAGATCCTACTGATGAGATtcccacaaaaaaatcaaagaagcataaaaagcacaaaaacaaaaagaagaaaaagaagaaagaaaaggaaaaaaaatataaaagacagcCAGAAGACCCCGAGTCAAAGCCGAAATCTCATCATGATGGGAGCATAGATTTAGAATCTGATTCCTTTTTCAAGTTTGATTCTGAACCTTCAGCGATGGCACTGGAACATCCTGTAAGAGCATTTGGCCCACCTGAGACCAATGATTCCCCTGAAGTTATGCTAGAACCTCCAGTAGTACCAATGGAGTTACCAGAGCCACACACCTTAGAAACTCTGAAGCAAGTTACAAAACCTGCAGAGCTGTCAGTTGGATCTGCATCAGTAAGCTTAGAGCAGTCTGTGTCAGTAACACAGGAACCATCTGTGACAAAGATTCTGGATTCCTTTGAAACAGCACCAGTGCCTGCTACAACAGTAGTGCTGAAGTCATCTGAGCCAGTAGAAACAATGTCAATGGAATATCAGATGCAATCTTCACTGAGATCTTCGGAGAGCAGATCTCCAGAGCCATCAAAGACCATGTTGGTAGAGCCTCCTGTAGCAAAAGAAACCCTTGTAGCAGCAGAGATAGCTACTGAGGTTTATCCTGAACCAAGCACATCAATGACAATGGATTTTCCAGAGTCATCTGCAGCTGAAGTGCAGAGATTGCCAGAGCAGCCTGTAGAAGTACCAATGGAGATCGCAGATTCATCTGAGACAAGACTACAGGAGTCGCAGGAGCTGCTTAAGACCACAACGTTGGAGCTGCCGGAGTCGTCGGTGGCCTCAGTGCTGGAGATGCAGGGGCCACCTTCGACCTCCGTGCCGGAGATGCAAGGGCCCTCTGTGACTCCAGTGCTGGAGTTACTTGGGCCCTCTGCTACCCCGGTGCCAGAGTTATCAGGGCCCCTTCCTACCCCAGTGTCCGAGTTGCCAGGGCCCCCTGCTACAGCAGTGCCTGAGTTGCTGGGGCCCTCTGCGACAGCAGTGCCACAGTTGTCGCAGGAATTGCCAGGGCCCCCAGCATCACCTTTGGGGATGGAGCCACCACAGGAGGTTCCAGAGCCACCTGTGATGGCACAGGAGTTGCCAAGCCTGCCTGCAGTGTCAGCAACAGTAGAGTTGCCAGGGCAGCCTGCGGTAACAGTAGCAATGGAGTTGACCGATCAACCTGTGACGACAACGGTGTACCAGCACCAGCACGCTATGAGGATGGCAGCGGTGGAACATCATGGGCATCCTGAGGTGACAACGGCTACAGGGTTGCTGGGGCAGCCAGAGGCAGCGATGGTGCTGGAGTTGCCTGCACAGCCAGTGGCAACAACAGCGCTGGAGTTGTCTGGGCAGTCTTCAGTGACTGGGGTGCCAGAGTTGTCAGGGCTGCCTTCGGCAACTAGGGCACTGGAGTTGTCCGGGCAGTCTGTGGCAACTGGGGCACTGGAGTTGTCTGGGCAGCTTATGGCAGCTGGGGCACTGGAGTTCTCGGGGCAGTCTGGGGCAGCTGGAGCACTGGAGCTTTTGGGGCAGCCTCTAGCAACAGGGGTGCTGGAGTTGCCTGGGCAGCCTGGGGCGCCAGAGTTGCCTGGGCAGCCTGTGGCAACTGTGGCGCTGGAGATCTCTGTTCAGTCTGTGGTGACAACATCGGAGCTGTCAACGATGACCGTGTCGCAGTCCCTGGAGGTGCCCTCGACGACAGCGCTGGAATCCTATAATACGGTAGCACAGGAGCTGCCTACTACATTAGTGGGGGAGACTTCTGTAACAGTAGGCGTGGATCCCTTGATGGCCCAAGAATCCCATATGTTAGCTTCTAACACCATGGAGACCCATATGTTAGCCTCCAACACCATGGATTCCCAAATGCTAGCCTCCAACACCATGGACTCCCAGATGCTAGCATCCACCACCATGGATTCCCAGATGTTAGCCTCTAGCTCCATGGACTCCCAGATGTTAGCCTCTAGCTCCATGGActctcagatgttagcctctaGCTCCATGGACTCCCAGATGTTAGCCACCAGTTCCATGGACTCCCAGATGTTAGCCACTAGCTCCATGGACTCCCAGATGTTAGCCACCAGCTCCATGGACTCTCAGATGTTAGCCACCAGCTCCATGGACTCCCAGATGCTAGCCACCAGCTCCATGGACTCGCagatgttagccaccagcaccatggACTCCCagatgttagccaccagcaccatggACTCCCAGATGTTAGCAACTAGTTCTATGGATTCCCAGATGTTAGCATCTGGAACTATGGATTCTCAAATGTTAGCTTCTGGCACCATGGATGCTCAGATGTTAGCATCTGGTACTATGGATGCTCAGATGTTAGCATCTAGCACTCAAGATTCTGCTATGATGGATTCAAAATCTCCTGATCCCTATagattagctcaggatccttaCAGGTTGGCTCAGGATCCCTATAGGCTGGGTCATGACCCCTATAGATTAGGTCATGATGCTTACAGGTTAGGACAAGATCCCTATAGATTAGGGCATGATCCCTACAGACTAACTCCTGATCCCTATAGGATGTCGCCTAGACCCTAtagaatagcacccaggtcctataggatagcacctaggccatATAGGTTAGCACCTAGACCCCTAATGTTGGCATCTAGACGGTCCATGATGATGTCCTATGCTGCAGAACGTTCCATGATGTCATCTTACGAACGCTCTATGATGTCTTATGAGCGGTCTATGATGTCCCCTATGGCTGAGCGCTCTATGATGTCAGCCTATGAGCGCTCTATGATGTCAGCCTATGAGCGCTCTATGATGTCTCCTATGGCTGAACGCTCTATGATGTCAGCCTATGAACGCTCCATGATGTCAGCTTACGAACGCTCCATGATGTCCCCTATGGCTGATCGATCTATGATGTCCATGAGTGGTGACCGGTCTATGATGTCATCATACTCTGCTGCTGACCGGTCTATGATGTCATCGTACTCTGCAGCTGACCGATCTATGATGTCATCCTACACTGATCGTTCAATGATGTCCATGGCAGCTGATTCTTACACTGATTCTTACACTGACACATATACGGAGGCATATATGGTGCCACCTTTGCCTCCTGAAGAGCCTCCAACAATGCCACCTTTGCCACCTGAGGAACCACCAATGACACCACCACTGCCTCCTGAAGAACCCCCAGAGGGTCCAGCATTGCCTACTGAGCAGACAGTGTTAACAGGTGAAAATACTTGGCCCACAGAGGTCCCAGCATTACCTCCTGAAGAGTCTGTACCACAACCTGAGCATCCAATGAATCAAAGTGAGATTTCAGAACCTTCAGCAGTACCTGCTAATTATTCAGTGTCTGGATCAGAGTCATCAGTGTTAGCATCCGAGACCATTGTGACAGTACCAGAAACACAAGAGCCAGAGTCTGCTGGTATGTCAACACCTGTTGAGTCTGCTGTAGTAGCTGAACATGAAGTGGTTCCAGAGAGACCAGTGGCTTGTATGCTGCCTGAAACTCCTATGTCGGCTGAATCAACCATGCTAACATCAGATCCATCTATTATATCAGATAGAGCAGAAGCATTTGAGTCCATGAGAGCTTCAGGACATGTTGCCTCAGAAGCATCTGTGTCCCTGCTGGAGCCCACAGTAACTATTCCAGAGCAAACAGTGGGTGCTGTGGAGCTGCCAGCCATGGCTGTcccagagcctcctgctgtgccacccccagagcctcctgctgtgcCCCCCCCAGAGCCTCCTGCTATGGCCCCcccagagcctcctgctgtggCCCTCCCAGAGCCTCCTGTTGTGGCTTTCCCAGAGCCTCTTGCTGTGGCTTTCCCAGAGCCTCCTGTTGTGGCTGTCCCAGAGCCTCCTGCTTTGGCTGTCCCAGAGCCTCCTGCTGTTCCAGAGCTTCTTGCTGTGGCTGTtccagagcctcctgctgtggCCTTtccagagcctcctgctgtgACCTTtccagagcctcctgctgtggCTGTTCCAGAGCCTCCTGCCACTGCTGTCCTGGAAGCTCCTGCTGTGGCCGCCCTGGAGATTCCAGCTGTGGCTGAGTCAGAGCATGTTACTGTTCCTATGTCAGTTGTTTCTGCCCTGGAGCCGACTGTGCCTGTCTTGGAAACAGCAGTATCAGTCCATCAGCCTGCTGTGATTGTTTCAGAACCATGTGTTTCTGCCCAGGAATCTACTGTGACAATTTCAGAGCCTGCTGTCTCTGACTTAGGGCAGACACAAATAACTGAGATGGCTTTAGAGCCTACACCAATGATAGTTGAGCCTAGTGTTATGTCATCACATGTTATGAAAGGGATAGCTTTACTATCCAGTGATCAAAATCTTACTTCAGAGGTTGGTATGCAGCAGATTCCATTGCATTCAGGTGAAGTGCCACATGTTGAAGGACACCTGAGTGACTCTTACGAAAGTGGACATGTTCTAAATACAGACCTTAATAACCATCTAATTAATAAAGATATGGAACATAGTACAGTGTCTGCTACTGGCACCGATCCTATTGGTGAAACTGGTGAAGAGAAAATTTTGCCCATCAGTGAGACTCAACAATGCACAGTATTGGATACCTTTCCCGGTGTTAGTGAAACTGAAGTAGGAGGAACTCTGTCTTCTGCAGATCCCCTGGCTTTGGAAGCTTGTAAAGGTATTGAGTTTGCCACAGCATCTGCTCCTGATGCAGTTAATAAATATGATGTTGAAGTATCTTTAACTACTCAAGATACTGAACATGATATGGTAATTTCCACCAGCCCCAGTGGTGGTAGTGAAGCTGACATAGAGGGACCTTTGCCTGCTAAAGACATTCATCTTGACTTACCATCTAATAATCTTGTTAGTAAGGATATAGAAGAGCCATTACCTGTTAAAGAGAGTGACCAAACATCAGTTGCTCTCAGCCCTCAAAGTCATggagaagataaagaaataaCTCTCCCTACTAAAGAAATACTGTCTGATTCGGGATTTCCTGCAAGTATTGATGAAATTAATGAAGCAGACCTGGTGAGACCATTACTTCCTAAGGACATGGAACGTCTTACAAACCTTAGAGCTGGTATTGAAGGACCTTTGCTTGCAAGTGAAGTTGAACGTGACAAAATAGCTGCCAGTCCAATTGTAGTAAGTGTTCCTGAAAGAGCTTCAGAGTCATCTTCAGAGGAAAAAGATGATTATGAAATTTTTGTGAAAGTTAAGGACACacatgaaaaaagcaagaaaaataagaacCGTGACAaaggtgagaaagaaaagaaaagagattcttCGTTGAGATCTCGAAGTAAGCGGTCCAAGTCTTCTGAGCACAAGTCCCGCAAGCGTACCAGTGAGTCTCGTTCCAGGGCAAGGAAACGATCATCTAAGTCCAAGTCTCATCGCTCTCAAACACGGTCACGTTCGCGTTCAAGACGCCGGAGGAGGAGCAGTAGGTCAAGATCAAAGTCTAGAGGAAGGCGTTCTGTATCAAAAGAGAAGCGCAAAAGATCTCCAAAGCACAGATCCAAatctagggaaagaaaaaggaaaagatcaaGTTCCAGAGATAACCGAAAAACTACTAGAGCTCGAAGTCGAACCCCAAGTCGCCGGAGTCGGAGTCACACTCCAAGTCGACGAAGAAGATCTAGGTCTGTTGGTAGAAGAAGGAGTTTCAGCATTTCCCCCAGCCGCAGAAGCCGTACCCCCAGCCGCAGGAGCCGCACCCCCAGCCGCAGGAGCCGCACCCCCAGCCGCAGGAGCCGTACCCCCAGCCGCAGGAGCCGCACTCCCAGCCGCAGGAGCCGCACCCCCAGCCGCAGGAGAAGATCAAGGTCTGTGGTAAGAAGACGAAGCTTCAGTATATCACCAGTCAGATTGAGGCGATCAAGAACACCCTTGAGGAGAAGGTTTAGCAGATCTCCCATTCGCCGGAAAAGATCTAGGTCTTCTGAAAGAGGCAGGTCCCCCAAACGTCTAACAGATTtgg ATAAGGCTCAATTACTTGAAATAGCCAAAGCTAATGCAGCTGCCATGTGTGCTAAGGCTGGTGTTCCTTTACCGCCAAACCTAAAGCCTGCACCTCCACCTACAATAGAAGAGAAAGTTGCAAAAAAGTCGGGAGGAGCTACCATAGAAGAACTAACTGAG aaatgcaaacagaTTGCACAGAGTAAAGAAGATGATGATGTAATAGTGAATAAACCCCATGTTtcggatgaagaagaagaagaacctcCTTTTTATCATCATCCCTTTAA